The Anaerolineales bacterium genome window below encodes:
- a CDS encoding ribonuclease HII: MLRQGFLHVAGVDEVGRGAWAGPVVAAAVGLPLERRNLRRLLCGVRDSKQMSPDERLAWEPRICQIAWGCAVGEASVEEIESLGIVPATHLAMLRAAAGLRPCADYLLIDYLRLPGTSVGQLAFKFGDQFSLSIAAASVVAKVYRDQLMVGLDSLFPGYALAHNKGYGTAAHRAGLARQGPAAVHRRTFAPIARWLEAPVRPPSPQGATLGRLLVTSGS; this comes from the coding sequence TTGCTGCGGCAAGGCTTCCTGCATGTCGCCGGGGTCGATGAAGTTGGCCGGGGGGCCTGGGCGGGACCGGTCGTCGCTGCGGCCGTCGGACTCCCGCTCGAGCGCCGCAACCTGCGCCGGCTGCTGTGCGGCGTCCGGGATTCCAAGCAAATGTCCCCGGACGAACGCCTGGCCTGGGAGCCGCGCATCTGCCAGATCGCCTGGGGCTGCGCGGTCGGTGAGGCCAGCGTCGAGGAAATCGAATCCCTGGGGATCGTGCCGGCGACGCACCTCGCCATGCTGCGGGCGGCGGCCGGGCTGCGTCCCTGCGCCGACTACCTGCTGATCGACTACCTGCGCCTTCCCGGAACCAGCGTGGGCCAGCTGGCCTTCAAGTTTGGTGACCAGTTCTCGTTGTCGATCGCGGCCGCCTCGGTGGTGGCCAAGGTATACCGTGATCAGCTGATGGTTGGGCTTGACAGCCTGTTCCCAGGCTACGCCCTGGCTCACAACAAGGGCTACGGCACGGCGGCCCACCGGGCCGGGCTCGCTCGGCAAGGGCCGGCTGCAGTCCATCGCCGCACCTTTGCCCCGATTGCCCGCTGGCTCGAGGCGCCTGTCCGTCCACCTTCGCCACAGGGTGCCACGCTGGGGCGCCTGCTCGTGACAAGTGGGAGTTGA